The DNA window TCTTTCATTGATCTTTACGGCGTATTTTCTATCTCCAACAAATATTTTATAAAACCCATCCACTTCCACCGGCCGCTGATCTTTGATCTTGCACTCCCGTTCCATCAGTTCTATAAAAGAATCATAATTTCCATCTTGCGTAGCTTCTTCAAATATAGAATCTATCGAGTCACAGTAATAACTCAGTTCATAATAAAAATACTGATAGTCAGGATCATCGTCCCAGTAATTGTAAACGCTGGAATACGTGCTCTGATTGTATTGCTCATAAGATACTCTGATATCCTCAATTCCGGCAGCCTGCATACTTTCCTGCAGGCTGATCCGGTAATTTTCCATATATTCTTTTGCCCGCTCATACGCCTTCTCTTCCGCCTCTGCCTCGTCCAGTTCCTTCTGTTTTTTTGCTTCTTCCTGCCCTCTTCTGCTCGTATTATCCCACTGGATCAATTGATAAAAGCCGAAGATAAACAGAATTATAAGACAGACACATCCTGTATTTACTGCAATTTTTCTTTTGTCCATATTCTGACTGTTACAGCCCCTCTCTGTAGATCCGGTTGATCGTTGCCTGTGCATGTTCCAGTTCTTTTTTCTGAATGATCGCGTTCCGGTCACTTAAGATTGCCAGCATCTCATCCACCACATCTTCCGGGCGTGGGTTCGATACGCGGTACAGATATCCCAGCATCCTTGTTGCGGTATAATCCGTATTCATCTGCTTATATGCGATCTCCCGGCAGAAATCATCGGGGTAGCCTTTTTCTTTCAACGCGTAATATAATGCATCTGTTCTTGCTTTTTCCATATCTGTCCTTTCTGTGTAAACCGCCCTCACAAACATAGGGTTTCACATTTTTTCTCAGTATAACATATTCCACATCGATTCGATACTTAATTTATTTCACACAACCCTTCTGTTGCTGCTCACTCCATCCTCGCAACACGCTTCGCCGGATATTGTCAGTGAATTCACTTTCCTCTCTCATCCTCTATTCATATTCCGGATTTCCCCGGATACGACAACAGCGTACGGAATACTATCCGTACGCTGTCGCAACACCGGCCTTTCCCGACCGGTTTCTTATTCATTTGTATCCGTGAATAGCAACGGCTATTTTACTTCATCCAGCGCTTTGCACTCACGCTCGCGGGCTTCCCATGGTTCATATGGCTGCTTCAGTTCTGCGATCAGATCCCGGCCGTGTTTCTTCAGATAAGAGATACGGATCAGAATATAGATCACAAACAGTACAATTGCCCCCAGGATCATCAGCCATACCGTCATACCAAGCGTACTGATCATCGCATATGCCAGATAAGCCGCAACGATAAAAGCAAAGGCAGACAGCACATACACCAGTCCGATCGCCATCTTAAAGGTAGAGTGATTACATGCATGAGGATATTTCTTCTTCAGGAAGAACGGCACCATACAAAGCACGATATCAGACAGGGCATTGACAAAGGAAAATACCGTCATCAGCACACCAAAACTGGAACCGGTGGCAACACATGCAATCGAAAACAGCATAACGAAACAAAGAATC is part of the Blautia faecicola genome and encodes:
- a CDS encoding amino acid permease yields the protein MGKIFLPSGLLTFFIVGGPLFGVLTSMVPVIMLTCAQIQAAADNDLFPAFVAKKNKNGVSPVILCFVMLFSIACVATGSSFGVLMTVFSFVNALSDIVLCMVPFFLKKKYPHACNHSTFKMAIGLVYVLSAFAFIVAAYLAYAMISTLGMTVWLMILGAIVLFVIYILIRISYLKKHGRDLIAELKQPYEPWEARERECKALDEVK